The Microbacterium phyllosphaerae region TCCAGCAGAAGCTGGCCCGCATCGGATGCTCCGTCGCGCACTCGGCCGATCCGCACCTCGCGCTGACCACCGCGTCGCTGCGCACGCCAGAGGATGTGGTGATCGCCTTCTCGCACAGCGGGGAGACCCACGAGGTCGTTCGTGCCGTGGAGGTCGCCCGCGACGCCGGTGCGCTGTCGGTCGCGGTCACCAGCGCGCCCGACTCGACGCTCGCCCTCGCGGCTGATCTCGTGCTGCTCACCTACGCGCAGGAGTCGCCGTTCCGCATGGCGGCGATGTCGAGTCGCATCGCGCAGCTCGCCCTCGTCGACATCCTGTTCGTGCGTGTCGTGCAGCACAGGGGAGAGCCTGTCGTGATCCCGCTGCAGCTGACGCACGATGCGGCGGCCTCGAGACGACGTCGCTGAGAACACCCCCGCGCTGTCGTGCGGGGTCCCGTGTCAGACCACGTGATCGCGGGTGCTGATCAGCGCCCGCGTGGCGATCCGATGAGCCCGGGCGAGGCTGCCCGTGAGTGACAGTCCGGTGAGGATGCCGGCGAGGAAGCCGGCGGCGAACGCATCTCCCGCGCCGATCGACTCGACGACCGGCACATCGAGTGCCTCGCTCTCGGTGCGCTCGGACCCGTCGAAGGACACGGCGCCGGACCGGCTCGTGGCGATCAGATACCGCGCTTCGGGGAACAGCTCGCGCAGGCGATCGGGGTCGGCCGTGCCGAACACGGCCTCGGCATCGGGCTGCGTGCAGAACACGATGTCGGCGCGGCGGGCATAGGACGCGATCACTGCGCGCCCCTCATCCTCTCGACCTCGCCACAGTGCGGGCCGCCAGTTCACATCGAAGCTGATCAGGCGGCCCTCGCGCGGTGCATCGAACAGGGCATCCTGCGCAGCCCTCGTCGAGTCGGAGAGCGCGGGGGTGATGCCCGAGGTGTGCACCAGCGCGGACTCGGCGAGCAGGTCGGATGCGGGGGACGACTCGAAGGTGTCGGGCGACATCGCCGAGGCCGCGGAACCCGAGCGGTAGTAGTGCATCGTCCCGTCGATCGAGCCGTCGGGACCCGACGAAAGCTCCTTCACATAGAGGCCGGTGGGAGCATCCGGGTCGATCTCGATGCCGCGGCCGTCGACCCCGTGCTGACGCAGCTCGGCGGTGAGGAAGCGTCCGAATCCGTCGTCACCGACCCTCGATACGACAGCGGTGCGGATGCCGGCCGAAGCCAGCGCGATCGCCGTGTTCCACTCCGCTCCGGCCAGTGAGCGGTGGAACGTCCGCGCTTCTTCGAGGGGGCCGGCCGTGGCGGGGACGAAGGAGACCAGACCTTCGCCGACGCAGACGGCGAGAGCGGAAGTGTCGGGCACGTTCTGGACATTACCGGATCGGTCGGAGGGGGGAACTTCCGATACCGGAATGCAACCTGGAAGTGTTTTGCATCGGTATGCCCACTGGGTAGCGTCGAGGCATCACCGTTTCCGGAGTCGACGACGCCTCCGGAACGCGCACTGCAGCGCTCGACAGGAAGGTCACACAATGCACCATGAAGTCATGCGTCGGCGAGGTCTCATCGCCGTCACGGGAGCAGCGCTCGCCGCGCTGGTCCTCTCGGGATGCGTCGCCAGCGAGCGCGGCGACGACGGCGGAGAGGCATCCGGAGATGTCGACGGCACGTTCGTGTTCGCCGCATCGTCGGATCCCGCCAGCCTCGACCCGGCATTCGCCCAGGACGGTGAGAGCTTCCGCGTCTCCCGACAGATGTTCGAGGGACTCGTGGGCACCGAGCCCGGCACGGCCGACCCCGCTCCGCTCCTCGCCGAGTCGTGGGAATCGTCCGAAGACGGCATGAGCCACACCTTCGAGCTGAAGAAGGACGTCACCTTCCACGACGGCACCCCGTTCAACGCCGAGGCCGTGTGCGCGAACTTCGACCGCTGGTACAACTGGACGGGCCTCGCGGCCTCCGAAGCCTTCGGCTACTACTACAACAAGCTCTTCAAGGGCTACAAGGAGAACGCGGCGGATGCCGTGTACAAGTCCTGCACGCCTGACGGCGACCTCTCGGTCACGATCGAGCTGAACAAGCCGTTCGCCGGTTTCGTCGCGTCGCTCTCGCTTCCGTCGTTCTCGATGCAGAGCCCGTCGGCCTTGCAGGAGTTCGGTGCCGATGACGTCAGCGGCTCGGCCGAGGCTCCCGTGCTCTCCGAGTACGCGATGGGTCACCCGGTCGGCACCGGCCCCTACCAGTTCGACGAGTGGGCGCCGGGCGAGCAGGTCACGCTGAAGGCCTACGACGACTACTGGGGCGACGCCGGACAGATCGACGAGATCATCTTCCGCACGATCGACGACCCGACCGCTCGTCGCCAGGCTCTCGAGTCCGGCTCGATCGACGGGTACGACCTCGTCGGACCCGCCGACACCAAGGCGCTCGAGGACGACGGCTTCACCATGGTGTCGCGCCCTCCGTTCACGATCCTCTACCTGGCGTTCAACCAGGCCGTGCCTGAGCTGCAGGACCCGAAGGTCCGCGAAGCGCTCTCGTACGCGGTCGACAAAGACGCGCTGATCAGCCAGGTGCTCCCCGAGGGCACGCAGAAGGCGATCGAGTTCGTTCCCGAGGTCGTCAACGGCTACAACCCCGACGTCACGACCTACGACTACGACCCCGAGAAGGCCAAGGAACTGCTCGCCGAGGCAGGGTACGACGAGTCGAACCCGCTGAAGCTGACCTTCAACTACCCGGTCAACGTCTCCCGTCCGTACATGCCGGACCCCGAGCAGATCTTCACGGTGCTGTCGTCGCAGCTCTCCGAGGTCGGCGTCGAGACCACCCCGGTCTCGGAGGAGTGGGTGGAGTACCTCGACCGCACCACCGGCACGTCCGACCACGGCATCCACCTGCTCGGCTGGACCGGCGACTACAACGACACCGACAACTTCGTCGGCGTCTTCTTCGGCCAGAAGAGCTCGGAGTGGGGCTTCGACAACCCCGAGCTGTTCCAGAAGCTCAACGAAGCGCGCGGCGTCTCGAACCTCGAGGACCAGACCGCGCTCTACGAGGAGATCAACGAGATGGTCGCGCAGTTCATCCCGGGCGTCCCGCTCGCGCACCCGGCGCCCACACTGGCGTTCGACCCGCGTGTGAAGAGCTACCCCGCCAGCCCGGTGAACGACGAGGTCTTCACGGACATCGTCCTCACCAAGTAGGTCTGACCGACTGAGATGCCCACCCGGGTCTCCGCGCTCGTCGCGGGGGCCCGGGACCGGCGTACCTTCTGATCAACGGAGACCTCTTGCTACGTACCATCGGCAGGCGACTGCTTTTCCTCATCCCCACCCTGATCGGCCTCAGCATCCTGCTGTTCGCCTGGGTCAGGGCCCTGCCGGGCGGCCCCGCCGTCGCACTTCTCGGTGAGAAGGCGACTCCGGATGCCATCGCCAGGGTCAACGAGCTCTACGGCTTCAACAAGCCACTCATCGAGCAGTACTTCATCTGGGTCGGACGACTCCTTCAGGGTGACTTCGGAACGTCGATCCAGACGAACCGACCCGTGACGGAGGAGTTCTTCCGGCGCTTCCCCGCGACGATCGAGCTGAGCGTCCTGGCGCTCATCTTCGCGATCGGCGTCGGGATACCGCTCGGATACTGGGCGGCCCGCCGCCACGGCAAGTTCACCGACCACGCCTCCGTGGTCATGAGCCTGATCGGCATCACGATCCCGGTGTTCTTCCTGGCGTTCATCCTGAAGTACGTCTTCGCGGTGCAGCTGGGCTGGCTGCCGTCCGACGGCCGGCAGAACCCGCGAATAGACGCGACGCATCCCACGGGGTTCTACGTGTGGGACGGGATCATCACCGGGGAGTTCGATGCGTCGTGGGACGCGTTGCTGCACCTGGTGCTTCCCGCCCTCGCACTCGGAACGATCCCGCTCGCCATCATCGTCCGCATCACCAGGGCCAGTGTCCTGGAGGTGCAGAACGCCGACTACGTGCGCACCGGTCGAGCCAAGGGCGTCGGATCGTCGACGCTGCGCAACAGGTTCATCCTGCGCAACGCGATGCTGCCCGTCATCACGACGATCGGCCTGCAGACCGGACTCCTGATCTCGGGTGCCGTGCTCACCGAGACCGTCTTCGCGTTCCCCGGGATCGGCTCTTTCCTGGCCCGAGCGATCTTCACCAGGGACTTCCCGGTGCTGCAGGGCTTCATCATCTTCATCGCCATCGCGTACGCGCTGATCAACCTCGCGGTCGACGTGTCGTACAGCTTCATCGATCCGAGAGTGAGGGTGCAGTGATGTCCCGTCTCGGCCTCTGCAAGATCGTTCTCCGAAAAGAGGTGACGTCATGAGCGTCGCACTCCCACCCGCACAGGGCGGCGGGATCATCGACACCGTCGCCATCGCCCAATCCGATCTGAAGGACGGACCGGGAGGCTTCTGGCGAGACGTGTTCCGACGTCTCCGGCGCAACCCCACCGCCTGGATCGGCGCGGGCATCGTGCTCGCCTTCCTTCTGGTGGCGGCACTCGCACCGGTTCTGGCCCCGTACCCCGAGACGGCCCTGCCCGGGGCGAAGTACATCACGCCGACGTACATCCCCGGACCAGGGGAGCTGCCCGGATTCCCGCTCGGCCTCGACCGCTTCGGCGGCGACGTACTCTCCAAGCTCATCTGGGGTGCCCAGGCGTCACTGCTCGTCGGCGTCATCTCGACGGCGCTGGGTCTCGTCGGCGGCATGGTGCTGGGGCTTCTGGCCGGCACCTTCGGCGGCTGGGTCGACACGGTGATCATGCGCATCGTCGACATCATCCTGTCGGTCCCGAACCTGCTGCTGGCCGTCTCGATCGCGGCGATCCTCGGTCAGACGCCGTTCGCGGTGATGATCGCGATCGGTGCCTCGCAGGTGCCGATCTTCGCCCGACTGCTGCGCGCGTCGATGCTGCAGCAGCGATCCAGCGACTACGTGCTGTCGGCCCAGACCCTGGGTCTCGGTCGAGGCCAGATCACGATGTCGCACGTGCTGCCCAACGCCATCGGCCCGGTGATCGTGCAGGGGACACTCACGCTCGCCACCGCCGTCATCGATGCGGCGGCGCTGTCGTTCCTCGGTCTCGGCGGCGGTCGCCCCGAGACGGCCGAGTGGGGGCGCATGCTCACATACGCGCAGGCGGAACTCGCCATCGCACCGTGGTTGGCATTCCTGCCAGGTATCTGCATCGCGGTCACCGCGCTCGGCTTCACCCTGTTCGGTGAAGCGCTGCGCGAGGCCATGGACCCGAGGACGAGAGCACGATGAGCGCTGCGAAAGAGAACCAGGTGCCGAACGCACCGCTGCTGTCGGTCGAGGGCCTCGCCGTCGACTTCGCCACCATGGACGGCGTCGTGCACGCGGTCGAGGGCGTCGACCTCGAGATCGCACCGGGGCAGACCGTCGCGATCGTGGGGGAGTCGGGGTCGGGCAAGTCGACGACCGCGATGGCGATCATCGGCCTGCTCGCCGGCGGCGGGCGCGTGGCTGCCGGCAGCATCCGCCTCGACGGTCGCGAGATCGCCCACGCCCCGGAGAACGAGCTGCGGATGATCCGTGGTCGCGACATCGGGCTCGTGCCGCAGGATCCGATGTCGAACCTCAACCCGGTCGCCAAGATCGGCACTCAGGTGGCCGAGACGCTGCTCGCGCACGGACTCGCCACACGGCAGAACGTGCAGCAGAAGGTCGTCGAGGCCCTCACCGCCGCGGGGCTGCCGGATCCGGAACGCCGCGCGAAGCAGTATCCGCACGAGTTCTCGGGCGGTATGCGCCAACGCGCTCTGATCGCGATCGGTCTGGCGTGCAAGCCGCGTCTGCTGATCGCCGATGAGCCGACGAGCGCGCTCGACGTCACGGTGCAGCAGACGATCCTCGATCAGATCGGTGAGATGACGCGGGAGCTCGGCACCGCCGTGCTGCTCATCACTCACGATCTGGGCCTCGCGGCCGAACGGGCCGAGCGGGTCATCGTGATGCACCGCGGCAAGGTCGTCGAGCAGGGGCCCGCGAAGCAGATCCTCGAGGATCCCCAGCATCCGTACACGCAGTCTCTCGTGCAGGCGGCGCCGTCGGTGGCTGCAGCGCGTCTTCGGCCCGAGGCCTTCCGCGTGGAGGACAGGCAGGCTGCGTCGTCGGATGCCGAGGGGTCTGCGGACGCCGAGGCTCCGGGCACCGCGACCGCCGCCGACAACATCGTCGAGTTCGAGCACCTCACCAAGGTGTATCCGGTGCGCGGGCAGAAGGAGGACTTCGTCGCCGTGAACGACGTGTCTCTCGCGATCCCGCGCGGTGAGACGGTCGCGATCGTGGGTGAGTCGGGGTCGGGCAAGACGACGACGGCGCGGATGCTGCTGAAGATCATCGAGCCGACCAGCGGGCTGATCCGCTACGAGGGCAAGGACGTCGCCTCGCTCACCAAGGCCGA contains the following coding sequences:
- a CDS encoding sugar kinase; the protein is MPDTSALAVCVGEGLVSFVPATAGPLEEARTFHRSLAGAEWNTAIALASAGIRTAVVSRVGDDGFGRFLTAELRQHGVDGRGIEIDPDAPTGLYVKELSSGPDGSIDGTMHYYRSGSAASAMSPDTFESSPASDLLAESALVHTSGITPALSDSTRAAQDALFDAPREGRLISFDVNWRPALWRGREDEGRAVIASYARRADIVFCTQPDAEAVFGTADPDRLRELFPEARYLIATSRSGAVSFDGSERTESEALDVPVVESIGAGDAFAAGFLAGILTGLSLTGSLARAHRIATRALISTRDHVV
- a CDS encoding ABC transporter substrate-binding protein, whose translation is MHHEVMRRRGLIAVTGAALAALVLSGCVASERGDDGGEASGDVDGTFVFAASSDPASLDPAFAQDGESFRVSRQMFEGLVGTEPGTADPAPLLAESWESSEDGMSHTFELKKDVTFHDGTPFNAEAVCANFDRWYNWTGLAASEAFGYYYNKLFKGYKENAADAVYKSCTPDGDLSVTIELNKPFAGFVASLSLPSFSMQSPSALQEFGADDVSGSAEAPVLSEYAMGHPVGTGPYQFDEWAPGEQVTLKAYDDYWGDAGQIDEIIFRTIDDPTARRQALESGSIDGYDLVGPADTKALEDDGFTMVSRPPFTILYLAFNQAVPELQDPKVREALSYAVDKDALISQVLPEGTQKAIEFVPEVVNGYNPDVTTYDYDPEKAKELLAEAGYDESNPLKLTFNYPVNVSRPYMPDPEQIFTVLSSQLSEVGVETTPVSEEWVEYLDRTTGTSDHGIHLLGWTGDYNDTDNFVGVFFGQKSSEWGFDNPELFQKLNEARGVSNLEDQTALYEEINEMVAQFIPGVPLAHPAPTLAFDPRVKSYPASPVNDEVFTDIVLTK
- a CDS encoding ABC transporter permease; this translates as MLRTIGRRLLFLIPTLIGLSILLFAWVRALPGGPAVALLGEKATPDAIARVNELYGFNKPLIEQYFIWVGRLLQGDFGTSIQTNRPVTEEFFRRFPATIELSVLALIFAIGVGIPLGYWAARRHGKFTDHASVVMSLIGITIPVFFLAFILKYVFAVQLGWLPSDGRQNPRIDATHPTGFYVWDGIITGEFDASWDALLHLVLPALALGTIPLAIIVRITRASVLEVQNADYVRTGRAKGVGSSTLRNRFILRNAMLPVITTIGLQTGLLISGAVLTETVFAFPGIGSFLARAIFTRDFPVLQGFIIFIAIAYALINLAVDVSYSFIDPRVRVQ
- a CDS encoding ABC transporter permease yields the protein MSVALPPAQGGGIIDTVAIAQSDLKDGPGGFWRDVFRRLRRNPTAWIGAGIVLAFLLVAALAPVLAPYPETALPGAKYITPTYIPGPGELPGFPLGLDRFGGDVLSKLIWGAQASLLVGVISTALGLVGGMVLGLLAGTFGGWVDTVIMRIVDIILSVPNLLLAVSIAAILGQTPFAVMIAIGASQVPIFARLLRASMLQQRSSDYVLSAQTLGLGRGQITMSHVLPNAIGPVIVQGTLTLATAVIDAAALSFLGLGGGRPETAEWGRMLTYAQAELAIAPWLAFLPGICIAVTALGFTLFGEALREAMDPRTRAR
- a CDS encoding ABC transporter ATP-binding protein, giving the protein MSAAKENQVPNAPLLSVEGLAVDFATMDGVVHAVEGVDLEIAPGQTVAIVGESGSGKSTTAMAIIGLLAGGGRVAAGSIRLDGREIAHAPENELRMIRGRDIGLVPQDPMSNLNPVAKIGTQVAETLLAHGLATRQNVQQKVVEALTAAGLPDPERRAKQYPHEFSGGMRQRALIAIGLACKPRLLIADEPTSALDVTVQQTILDQIGEMTRELGTAVLLITHDLGLAAERAERVIVMHRGKVVEQGPAKQILEDPQHPYTQSLVQAAPSVAAARLRPEAFRVEDRQAASSDAEGSADAEAPGTATAADNIVEFEHLTKVYPVRGQKEDFVAVNDVSLAIPRGETVAIVGESGSGKTTTARMLLKIIEPTSGLIRYEGKDVASLTKAETRDFRQKVQPIFQDPYSSLNPMFTIERLIAEPLDFYKRGSGADRRKRVRQLLDDVALPQSMLRRYPSELSGGQRQRVAIARALALSPELIVCDEPVSALDVLVQDQILNLLGDLQREYGLSYLFISHDLAVVRLISDYVCVMKDGSLVEAASSEEIFTNPRDPYTRRLLASIPGNELNIAS